GCTCGGCACCGACGGCTACAAGCGAGTTATCTTCAACCACGGCGTGCGCGAGCCGTGCTACGGCGTCAAGATCGAGGAGCTCAAGAAAATCCAAAAGCGCGTGAAGATGGATTACCCGCTCGCGCTGGACCTCTTCGACACGGGCGTTTACGACGCGCAGTATCTGGCCGGGCTGATCGCCGACGACGCGAAGATGACGGCGAAGGACTTGCAACGCTGGGTCAGTTCGCCGAACTGCGCCGCCATCGCAGGGACGACGGTTGCCTGGGTCGCCGCCGGCAGCCCGCACGGCGCGGCGGCTGCCCTCAAGTGGATCGACTCGAAAAACGAAGTCGAGGCTCTCGCCGGTTG
Above is a window of Verrucomicrobiota bacterium DNA encoding:
- a CDS encoding DNA alkylation repair protein, producing the protein LGTDGYKRVIFNHGVREPCYGVKIEELKKIQKRVKMDYPLALDLFDTGVYDAQYLAGLIADDAKMTAKDLQRWVSSPNCAAIAGTTVAWVAAGSPHGAAAALKWIDSKNEVEALAGWATLSSLVAITEDSDLDLPLLKRLLQRAEKSMLQAPDRVRYQMNGFVIAVGCYVAALTDAAIGAGTRLGQITCDMGNTACQVPFAPDYIRKVQARGTIGKKRKSAKC